In the Candidatus Electrothrix sp. GW3-4 genome, one interval contains:
- the cas3 gene encoding CRISPR-associated helicase Cas3' yields MGTANTFTHLLAKSCEDAENPLFPATLEGHTLAVLESFRTMFGTLDVPSRLAGQWLDFFDLQAEVLPAFEMNTLFACLLHDLGKANSGFQTMIRRKGRQLVRHEHLTAVLLQCPEIRQWITATDDADIDIITSAVLGHHLKAEPQNKNFAAYQPGVDQSRFSLDGEALTALLHSLAGRVTELPAPPPAFSFPEHWDFFRDNPGSVLREQAEKGLKKFHRTLGRDEVRLRLLIAVRAALIVADSAGSGLPRVDEDITSWLDNAFHPDDLLTDRSIREKILVPRQKVIEQNTGKPFQWQDFQKAAGDLPDRAVLISSCGSGKTLAAWKWIEKRLEKRAKARAIFLYPTKATAGEGFRDYVSWAPEGMLLHSSNSFDLHGMFDSNDPRSGDDFLVEERLYALAYWNRRIFSATVHQFLGFLQHSYRSICLLPLLADSVVVVDEVHSFDKALFSALKQLLEMFNLPVLCMTATLPKQRQRELAELGLTIFPQDTKAFENLHEKSSAPRYRVHSLGEYREDAEATVTAALDQGKKVLWVVNTIDRCQEIARRFEYAKAICYHSRFKLEDRKERHKTLISAFQEQPGPLLAVTTQVCEMSLDLDADILVSEAAPITSMIQRMGRCNRRLENPDLGAVYFYEPEDNLPYSDEDLLGVKDFLAALDGQTVSQERLEELLDEFGDSSRETERYTAFLKDRAWAQAREKELADIKETCYQAILAEDNSRYWQLRNAGDPWDGLILPVPKYPEGLTWENERIGSFPRVASESYYDKKYGFSRQPGELII; encoded by the coding sequence ATGGGGACAGCAAACACCTTTACGCATCTGCTGGCTAAGAGCTGCGAAGATGCGGAGAACCCGCTGTTTCCGGCGACGCTGGAAGGGCATACCTTGGCTGTGCTGGAATCTTTCAGAACCATGTTCGGTACTTTAGATGTACCGTCGAGACTGGCCGGGCAGTGGCTTGATTTTTTCGATCTGCAAGCGGAGGTTCTGCCCGCCTTTGAGATGAATACCTTGTTTGCCTGTCTGCTGCATGATCTGGGCAAGGCCAACAGCGGCTTTCAAACCATGATCCGCCGCAAGGGCCGCCAGCTTGTCCGCCATGAACACCTGACTGCCGTGCTGCTGCAATGCCCGGAAATTCGACAATGGATAACGGCGACCGATGATGCGGATATCGACATCATCACCAGTGCGGTGCTGGGGCATCATCTCAAGGCCGAGCCGCAGAACAAGAATTTTGCTGCATATCAGCCCGGTGTGGATCAGTCACGCTTTTCCCTGGATGGGGAAGCCCTGACCGCATTGCTGCACAGCCTTGCTGGCAGGGTTACGGAACTTCCGGCTCCGCCGCCTGCTTTTTCCTTCCCGGAACATTGGGATTTCTTCAGGGATAATCCGGGCAGTGTACTTCGGGAGCAGGCGGAAAAAGGACTGAAGAAATTCCACCGCACTCTGGGACGGGATGAAGTACGACTTCGTCTGCTCATCGCTGTACGGGCAGCCCTCATTGTTGCCGACAGTGCCGGATCAGGACTTCCTCGGGTTGACGAAGATATAACCTCTTGGCTGGACAATGCCTTTCATCCTGATGACCTTCTTACGGACAGGAGTATCCGGGAAAAGATCCTTGTGCCCCGACAGAAGGTCATTGAGCAGAACACGGGAAAACCCTTTCAATGGCAGGATTTCCAAAAGGCAGCTGGCGACCTGCCGGATCGGGCCGTGCTGATTTCCAGCTGCGGCAGCGGCAAAACCCTTGCAGCCTGGAAATGGATTGAAAAACGACTGGAAAAACGGGCAAAGGCCAGAGCGATCTTTCTCTATCCGACCAAGGCCACAGCCGGTGAGGGGTTCAGGGATTATGTCTCCTGGGCACCGGAAGGCATGTTGCTCCATTCCTCCAACAGTTTTGACCTGCACGGAATGTTCGACAGCAATGACCCGCGTTCCGGGGATGATTTTTTGGTTGAGGAGCGTTTGTATGCGCTGGCCTATTGGAACCGGCGGATTTTCAGCGCGACCGTGCATCAGTTTCTCGGTTTTCTCCAGCACAGTTATCGCTCCATCTGCCTGCTGCCCCTGCTGGCGGACAGCGTGGTGGTGGTCGATGAAGTGCATAGTTTTGACAAGGCCCTGTTTTCGGCCCTGAAGCAGCTGCTGGAAATGTTCAATCTGCCCGTGCTCTGCATGACCGCAACCCTGCCCAAACAGCGACAGAGAGAACTTGCTGAACTGGGACTGACCATATTTCCGCAGGACACGAAAGCCTTTGAAAACCTGCACGAAAAATCCAGTGCTCCGCGTTATCGGGTACATTCGCTGGGCGAGTACAGGGAAGATGCAGAAGCAACCGTGACCGCTGCTCTTGATCAGGGCAAAAAGGTGCTCTGGGTGGTTAATACCATTGACCGCTGTCAGGAGATTGCCAGACGATTCGAGTATGCAAAAGCAATCTGTTATCACAGCCGTTTTAAACTGGAAGACCGGAAAGAGCGGCATAAGACCCTGATTAGCGCGTTTCAGGAGCAGCCGGGGCCGCTGCTGGCCGTGACCACCCAGGTCTGTGAGATGAGCCTTGATTTGGACGCAGATATATTGGTCTCGGAAGCGGCACCTATCACCAGTATGATTCAGCGCATGGGCCGCTGCAACCGGCGGCTGGAAAATCCCGACCTCGGGGCGGTGTATTTTTATGAACCGGAAGATAACCTGCCCTACAGTGATGAGGATTTGCTCGGTGTAAAGGATTTTCTTGCCGCGCTTGACGGGCAGACCGTGTCACAGGAGCGGCTGGAGGAATTGCTGGATGAATTCGGGGACAGCAGCAGGGAGACGGAGCGATATACCGCCTTTCTCAAGGATCGTGCCTGGGCACAGGCACGGGAAAAGGAGTTGGCAGATATCAAGGAAACCTGTTATCAGGCGATCCTGGCGGAAGATAATTCAAGGTATTGGCAACTCCGCAATGCAGGAGACCCTTGGGATGGTTTGATCCTGCCGGTACCCAAGTACCCGGAAGGGTTGACCTGGGAAAACGAACGGATCGGCAGTTTTCCTCGGGTTGCATCAGAGAGTTATTACGACAAAAAATATGGTTTTTCCAGACAGCCTGGGGAGCTGATTATATGA
- the cmx8 gene encoding type I-MYXAN CRISPR-associated protein Cmx8 — translation MSRETTQDETLTLSYNLFDLPTAQHKAGLAGLLVMIESMRRRGLEPLPEIVDLSPTGVTILLNQDSLQTLCDDLFDAEIIEIQVKSKWQGATPKETVEVTVEQNGKEKQEKRFVYDILQPKGLFLQAFFPDNNGAWIELWRNMLWNVLRAQPATRKVYEERSRNEPSGGAKELYTSLVKEMQQGQKGKKVTESIAGSVFIGAQSKNAETVSFAGVPSENFLLHFWHIVSLIFVPRAFTLERAKDKAGRIKWQDHGFAIVIPEPSHLDYFSEDIRDALMRLETEKSGKRPKRAIIDLHQEGGLEYLYYFTRQRSKVIDCINAVEIYHIHKQGNNVRMLAAERITPDKRILEKYEGVRKNRMNPLFKRLYLDNILQGTPWHQGSLDIMATCPAELLVYERSKTPSNMPYFSIDVSKRLHAIEQELQETPEEEMNTEENQDNLLALRIRGLVRQYVQRKAESKSGLTYKKFTKDEKGKTIYPATYREAVEKVCLDAFLAMRGRREQDFVEYFTGTICSVPQYLPEDDFLLVSQALINERDKVKALSMLAVSACSYLPVNKERKKDNKGEKS, via the coding sequence ATGAGTAGAGAGACGACACAGGACGAAACATTGACACTCAGCTACAACCTGTTTGACCTGCCCACAGCCCAGCACAAGGCAGGGCTGGCCGGGTTGCTGGTGATGATCGAATCCATGCGGCGACGCGGTCTTGAGCCGTTGCCGGAGATTGTTGATCTCAGTCCGACCGGTGTGACGATTCTGCTGAACCAGGACAGCTTGCAGACGCTTTGCGATGACCTTTTTGATGCTGAAATCATAGAAATACAGGTCAAAAGCAAATGGCAGGGAGCGACACCGAAAGAAACGGTTGAGGTCACGGTTGAACAGAACGGCAAGGAAAAACAAGAAAAACGTTTTGTTTACGACATCCTTCAGCCCAAGGGACTTTTTCTCCAGGCTTTTTTCCCGGACAACAACGGCGCATGGATTGAGTTGTGGCGCAACATGCTTTGGAATGTCCTGCGGGCGCAGCCTGCAACCCGAAAAGTATATGAGGAAAGAAGCCGGAATGAACCTTCCGGTGGTGCAAAGGAATTGTATACTTCCCTTGTCAAGGAAATGCAACAGGGCCAAAAAGGCAAAAAGGTCACTGAAAGCATTGCTGGTTCCGTGTTCATCGGAGCGCAGAGTAAAAATGCGGAAACCGTTTCCTTTGCAGGTGTGCCGTCAGAGAATTTTCTGCTTCATTTCTGGCATATTGTTTCCCTGATCTTTGTTCCCAGAGCCTTTACCCTTGAACGGGCCAAAGACAAAGCCGGACGGATCAAATGGCAGGATCACGGGTTCGCCATTGTCATACCGGAGCCTTCCCATCTGGATTATTTCAGCGAGGATATTCGTGATGCACTCATGCGCCTTGAGACGGAAAAGTCAGGCAAACGGCCCAAAAGGGCCATTATCGACCTGCATCAGGAAGGTGGATTGGAATATCTCTACTACTTTACCCGCCAGCGCAGCAAAGTCATTGACTGCATAAATGCTGTGGAAATCTATCATATTCACAAACAGGGTAATAATGTCAGGATGCTGGCTGCGGAACGTATTACTCCTGACAAACGCATCTTGGAGAAGTATGAAGGTGTACGTAAGAACAGGATGAATCCGCTTTTCAAGCGATTGTACCTGGACAATATTTTACAGGGAACGCCCTGGCATCAGGGCAGTCTGGATATTATGGCAACCTGCCCGGCGGAACTGCTGGTCTATGAGCGCAGCAAAACGCCGTCCAATATGCCTTATTTCAGCATTGATGTCAGTAAACGGCTTCATGCTATAGAACAAGAACTGCAAGAAACACCGGAGGAAGAAATGAATACGGAAGAGAATCAGGACAATCTGCTCGCCCTGAGAATACGCGGTCTGGTGAGGCAATATGTACAACGAAAGGCTGAGAGTAAATCAGGACTGACCTACAAGAAGTTTACAAAAGATGAAAAAGGAAAAACAATTTATCCGGCAACGTATCGGGAAGCTGTGGAAAAAGTCTGTCTGGATGCCTTTCTCGCTATGCGGGGCAGGCGGGAACAGGATTTTGTCGAGTATTTCACCGGGACCATCTGTTCCGTGCCCCAGTATCTGCCGGAAGACGATTTTCTGCTGGTTTCCCAGGCCCTGATCAACGAGCGGGACAAGGTCAAAGCCCTGTCCATGTTGGCGGTGTCCGCCTGCTCCTATCTGCCGGTGAATAAAGAACGTAAAAAAGACAATAAAGGAGAAAAATCATGA